The following proteins come from a genomic window of Anaerobutyricum hallii:
- a CDS encoding fructose-6-phosphate aldolase produces the protein MKLLIDDAHIDLIKKICDYYPVDGVTTNPSILAKSGRQPFEVLKEIRSFIGKDTELHVQVVAKNAEGMVEDAHRIVKELGANTYVKVPSVPEGFKAMKILVKGNINITATAIYTPMQAFLAAKCGASYAAPYVNRIDNMGFNGIQVTKQIHDIFKNNNLKTEVLAASFKNSQQVLELCEYGIGASTIAPDIIEGLVKNQAITSAVDDFIKDFEALTGEGKTMSNYDLY, from the coding sequence ATGAAATTGTTGATTGATGATGCACATATTGACCTTATTAAAAAAATCTGCGATTACTATCCTGTAGATGGAGTAACAACAAATCCATCTATTTTAGCTAAAAGCGGAAGACAGCCGTTTGAAGTATTAAAAGAAATTCGTAGTTTTATTGGGAAAGATACAGAACTTCATGTGCAGGTTGTAGCGAAAAATGCGGAAGGTATGGTTGAAGATGCCCACCGCATCGTAAAAGAATTAGGAGCAAATACTTATGTAAAAGTTCCGTCTGTTCCAGAAGGCTTCAAAGCAATGAAAATTCTCGTTAAGGGAAATATCAATATCACAGCTACTGCTATTTACACCCCAATGCAGGCATTCCTCGCTGCTAAATGTGGCGCATCTTACGCAGCTCCATATGTAAATCGTATTGATAATATGGGATTCAATGGGATTCAGGTTACGAAACAAATCCATGATATTTTTAAAAATAATAATTTAAAAACAGAAGTTCTTGCTGCAAGCTTTAAAAATTCACAGCAGGTTCTTGAATTATGTGAATATGGAATCGGAGCTTCTACTATTGCTCCGGACATCATTGAAGGACTTGTTAAGAATCAGGCCATCACTTCCGCAGTTGATGATTTCATAAAAGACTTTGAAGCATTAACTGGAGAAGGAAAAACAATGAGTAATTATGATCTTTATTAA